The Alosa sapidissima isolate fAloSap1 chromosome 6, fAloSap1.pri, whole genome shotgun sequence genome window below encodes:
- the LOC121711179 gene encoding prospero homeobox protein 1-like: MFFYTRYPSSNVLKTFFPDVKFTRCITSQLIKWFSNFREFYYIQMEKFARQAVAEGVGNTRDITMDRDSELFRALNTHYNKANDYQVPDRFLEVVEITLREFYTAISLSRDMDPSWKKAIYKVICKLDSDIPAAFKSPLFT; the protein is encoded by the exons ATGTTCTTCTACACACGTTACCCAAGCTCTAATGTGCTGAAAACCTTCTTTCCTGATGTAAAG TTCACCAGGTGCATCACATCCCAGCTGATCAAGTGGTTCAGCAACTTCCGCGAGTTCTATTACATCCAGATGGAGAAGTTTGCGCGGCAGGCCGTGGCGGAGGGAGTGGGCAACACGAGGGACATCACGATGGACCGGGACTCCGAGCTCTTCAGAGCACTGAACACACATTACAACAAAGCCAATGACTACCAG GTCCCAGACAGATTTCTTGAGGTTGTGGAAATAACACTAAGAGAGTTCTACACTGCCATCTCCCTGTCCAGAGATATGGACCCCTCTTGGAAGAAGGCAATATACAAGGTCATATGTAAATTAGACAGTGATATCCCAGCAGCATTTAAATCTCCTTTGTTCACATAG